The window AGGGGCGGAATAACCGAGGGGTGATTACCTGTCGCCATCGGGGAGGCGGACATAAAAAACTGTATCGGATCGTTGATTTCCGCCGGGATAAACACAATATCCCTGCTAAGGTTGCTGAGATTGAATACGATCCCAACCGGAATGCTCGGATCGCTTTGGTGTATTACACCGATGGGGAAAAACGCTATATCCTGCATCCCCTTGGACTCAAAGTGGGAACCGTGATTATTTCTGGCCCGGAAGCTCCGATTGAAATTGGCAATGCCCTGCCTTTAGCTAAAATCCCGTTAGGGACAGAAGTGCATAACGTCGAGTTAGTTCCCGGTAAAGGGGGACAAATTGTTCGCGCTGCGGGAGCAACGGCTCAAGTTATGGCAAAAGAAGGGAGCTATGTTACCCTCAAACTGCCGTCGGGGGAACAACGAAAAATTCCGGCGAAATGCTACGCCACTATCGGACAAGTGGGCAATATTGATGCTCGTAACATCAGCGTCGGGAAAGCAGGCCGTACCCGTTGGAAAGGCCGTCGTCCTGAAGTTCGCGGTAGCGTCATGAATCCGGTGGATCACCCTCATGGTGGTGGAGAAGGGCGCGCACCGATTGGTCGTTCTGGCCCAGTTACGCCTTGGGGTAAACCCGCATTAGGGGCGAAGACTCGCAACAAGAAAAAACGCAGTACCGCTTTAATTGTTCGTCGTCGTCGGAAATCCTCGAAACGGGGTAAAGGTGGACGGCAAACTTAATCAGTAATCAGTAATCGACTGATAACTGATACAGACGCGCCAAAAGCCTTACGGCATGGCTCCGCCAAGGCTCGTCTCTACACTGATAACTGATAACTGATAACTGATTACTGTATGTCTCGTTCACTTAAAAAAGGCCCCTTTGTGGCGGATCATCTCCTGAGCAAAGTTGAAAAACTCAATGCCAAGGGAGAAAAACAAGTCATCAAAACTTGGTCAAGAGCATCGACAATTATTCCCCAGATGGTGGGTCATACGATCGCCGTCCATAACGGAAAACAACACGTTCCTGTGTTTGTTACGGATCAAATGGTGGGTCACAAATTAGGGGAATTTGCTCCAACTCGCACCTTTCGGGGTCACGCCAAAAGTGACAAAAAAGCCCGCCGTTAGAAGAGTTGCGATGCTGAAAACTCCATTGAATGCCGACTCGGAATTAACATGAACTATGGCTATAGATACTAGCACCGAAGTAAAAGCGATCGCTCGTTACATTCGGATGTCACCTTCCAAAGTAAGACGGGTTTTAGATCAGATTCGGGGACGATCCTATCGAGAAGCGTTGATCATCTTGGAATTCATGCCCTATCGCTCTTGTGAGCCGATTCTCAAGGTTTTGCGCTCGGCGGTGGCTAACGCAGAACACAACCAGGGATTAGATCCAGCGAACTTGGTGATTTCTCAGGCTTACGCCGATCAAGGTCCGACGATTAAACGGTTTAGACCCCGTGCTCAAGGTCGGGCTTACCAAATTCGCAAGCCGACTTGTCATATTGTTGTTGCTGTGGCTCCTCAAGCGGAAAGCTAAGGGCTCTCAGGACATGAAGGAATGGAAAAGCTCAAGCCTTTTCGATTCGAGAATTGAAACAAAAACTTCACCCTTAATCTGCTATGGGACAAAAAATTCATCCTGTTGGGTTTCGACTGGGAATTACCCAAGAGCATCGATCTCGTTGGTTTGCTGATTCCAAACAGTATCCTGAACTGTTACAAGAAGATCATACGATTCGGGAATTTGTGCGTAAGGAACTCAACAATGCCGGGATTTCTAAAGTCCGTATTGAACGCAAAGCCGATCAAATTGATTTAGAAGTCCAAACCGCTAGACCTGGTGTTGTTGTCGGTCGGGGGGGAACAGGGATTGAATCTCTGCGCCTGGGCCTTCAGAAAAAACTAGGGTCACATCGCCAAATTCGGATCAATGTCGTGGAAGTTGCCCGCGTTGATGCCGATGCCACCTTGATTGCTGAGTATATCGCTCAACAACTCGAAAAACGGGTTTCCTTCCGTCGAGTCGTGCGTCAGGCGATTACACGGGCACAAAAAGCCGGAATTGAAGGCATCAAAATTCAAGTCAGTGGTCGGTTAAATGGTGCAGAAATTGCCCGAACCGAATGGACTCGTGAGGGCAGGGTTCCTCTGCATACTTTGCGGGCTGATATTGACTACGCCTATTGTACGGCTTTGACTATCTACGGCATTCTGGGTGTTAAAGTTTGGGTCTTCAAGGGCGAAATTATTCCGGGACAAGAGGAAGTGGCTGCCTCAACGACGACTCAACCTCGTCGAAATCGGCAACCTCGTCGTCAGAAATATGACGACCGTTCTAACGAAGGATAAAGAGATTGTTGTTTGTTATCTATAGAGGGAACAGGGAACAGGGAACAGGGAACAGGCAATTACCCCTTACTCATTACCCATTACCCATTCGTATTACTGATAACTGATAACTGATAACTGATAACTGATAACTGATACGATCATGTTAAGTCCCAGAAGAACAAAATTCCGCAAACAACAGCGTGGCCGGATGAAAGGTCAAGCCACTCGCGGTAATGATCTCAACTTCGGTGATTTTGCACTGCAAGCCTTAGAACCCTGTTGGATTACCTCTCGTCAAATTGAAGCGGCTCGTCGAGCAATGACCCGTTATATTCGTCGGGGGGGCAAAATTTGGATTCGGATTTTCCCGGATAAACCTGTGACGATGCGGGCTGCTGAAACCCGGATGGGTTCGGGTAAAGGGGCTCCTGAATATTGGGTGGCTGTGGTGAAACCCGGTCGGGTGCTGTTTGAAATTGCAGGAGTTTCCGAAGAAATTGCACGGGAAGCGATGCGGTTAGCGGCGTTTAAGTTGCCGATTAAAACCAAGTTTGTTGCTCGTTCCGTTGAGGAAGAAGCTCAGTAAATCTATTGTTAACAGTAGTCGATACTGTCAACCCTAAAGGATTCAGTTATGTCTTTTCCTAAAGTCGAAGAAGCAAGACAGTTGAATGATGAAGAACTGTCTCAGCAAATCTTAGAAGTCAAAAAACAATTGGCTAACCTGCGTTTACTTAAAGCGACAGGGCGTTTAGAAAAA of the Planktothrix sp. FACHB-1365 genome contains:
- the rpmC gene encoding 50S ribosomal protein L29 → MSFPKVEEARQLNDEELSQQILEVKKQLANLRLLKATGRLEKTHEFKHIRHRLAQLKTVERERQGVQ
- the rplV gene encoding 50S ribosomal protein L22 — translated: MAIDTSTEVKAIARYIRMSPSKVRRVLDQIRGRSYREALIILEFMPYRSCEPILKVLRSAVANAEHNQGLDPANLVISQAYADQGPTIKRFRPRAQGRAYQIRKPTCHIVVAVAPQAES
- the rplB gene encoding 50S ribosomal protein L2, yielding MGIRSYRPYTPSTRQHTVSDFAEITRSEPEPSLTVSKHRDKGRNNRGVITCRHRGGGHKKLYRIVDFRRDKHNIPAKVAEIEYDPNRNARIALVYYTDGEKRYILHPLGLKVGTVIISGPEAPIEIGNALPLAKIPLGTEVHNVELVPGKGGQIVRAAGATAQVMAKEGSYVTLKLPSGEQRKIPAKCYATIGQVGNIDARNISVGKAGRTRWKGRRPEVRGSVMNPVDHPHGGGEGRAPIGRSGPVTPWGKPALGAKTRNKKKRSTALIVRRRRKSSKRGKGGRQT
- the rpsC gene encoding 30S ribosomal protein S3; this encodes MGQKIHPVGFRLGITQEHRSRWFADSKQYPELLQEDHTIREFVRKELNNAGISKVRIERKADQIDLEVQTARPGVVVGRGGTGIESLRLGLQKKLGSHRQIRINVVEVARVDADATLIAEYIAQQLEKRVSFRRVVRQAITRAQKAGIEGIKIQVSGRLNGAEIARTEWTREGRVPLHTLRADIDYAYCTALTIYGILGVKVWVFKGEIIPGQEEVAASTTTQPRRNRQPRRQKYDDRSNEG
- the rplP gene encoding 50S ribosomal protein L16 — protein: MLSPRRTKFRKQQRGRMKGQATRGNDLNFGDFALQALEPCWITSRQIEAARRAMTRYIRRGGKIWIRIFPDKPVTMRAAETRMGSGKGAPEYWVAVVKPGRVLFEIAGVSEEIAREAMRLAAFKLPIKTKFVARSVEEEAQ
- the rpsS gene encoding 30S ribosomal protein S19, which translates into the protein MSRSLKKGPFVADHLLSKVEKLNAKGEKQVIKTWSRASTIIPQMVGHTIAVHNGKQHVPVFVTDQMVGHKLGEFAPTRTFRGHAKSDKKARR